From a region of the Mycobacterium sp. SMC-8 genome:
- a CDS encoding carboxylesterase/lipase family protein, with protein MTTVAHTSYGSLRGDATGSGAWGDVVVFRGVPYAAPPTGERRWRPTQPVTSWEGVREAVTFGAIPPQDISPERLAKRGLAMSEDCLTLNIWMPAADDNRRPVMVFLHGGGQTQGHGSAPLIDGARLARRGDIVVVTMNFRLGVLGSIYAPELHGVGSTNLTLRDQRHALQWVREQIGAFGGDPGAVTVAGQSSGAIAISALLAGGCDLFDRAILQSGGLERVRSREAAAAVVAQLVSTGALTRSEEPGLEEILAAQRCIDSGFVPPQGPFHPCIDGDVISEHPLMAARTRDMPPIPILAGTTRDEWRVFDAALEEGVFTEQYVGDRARALAGNGHDTEAVVATYRAGQHRLRDVASAMVTDYHFTAPTEQFVRAHAERGHAVFRYELQWPSPRAGLGACHDSCLPLVFGNLDAAPALAGADEAARHMSDAMQDLWLEFIRGGEPWERYDGSGGATMLLGPEIGIARGHRTDQLAIWENRYPAYG; from the coding sequence TTACGCCGCACCGCCGACCGGCGAGCGTCGTTGGCGCCCAACGCAACCCGTGACAAGCTGGGAAGGCGTACGAGAGGCCGTCACGTTCGGGGCAATCCCCCCGCAAGACATCTCGCCCGAGCGGCTGGCCAAGCGTGGTCTCGCCATGAGCGAGGACTGCCTGACGCTCAACATCTGGATGCCCGCGGCCGACGACAACCGCCGACCTGTGATGGTGTTCCTGCACGGCGGCGGACAGACGCAGGGGCATGGATCCGCTCCGCTCATCGACGGTGCGCGACTCGCCCGGCGCGGCGACATCGTGGTCGTGACGATGAACTTCCGTCTCGGTGTGCTCGGTTCGATCTACGCGCCTGAACTGCACGGGGTCGGCTCCACCAACCTGACACTGCGCGACCAGAGGCATGCCCTGCAGTGGGTGCGCGAGCAGATCGGCGCCTTCGGAGGTGATCCCGGCGCCGTCACGGTGGCCGGCCAATCTTCCGGTGCGATCGCGATTTCGGCCCTGCTCGCCGGAGGGTGCGACCTTTTCGACCGTGCAATTTTGCAGAGCGGCGGGTTGGAACGCGTCCGCTCCAGGGAGGCCGCCGCGGCCGTCGTCGCGCAGCTCGTGTCGACCGGTGCGCTCACGCGCAGCGAGGAGCCGGGCCTCGAGGAGATCCTTGCCGCGCAACGCTGCATCGACAGCGGATTCGTGCCGCCGCAGGGCCCGTTCCATCCCTGCATCGACGGGGACGTCATCAGCGAGCATCCGTTGATGGCCGCGCGGACGCGTGATATGCCGCCAATCCCGATTCTCGCAGGGACGACGCGCGACGAGTGGCGGGTATTCGACGCGGCCCTGGAAGAGGGTGTCTTCACCGAGCAGTACGTGGGGGACAGGGCGCGCGCGCTCGCCGGGAATGGTCACGACACCGAAGCGGTGGTAGCAACGTACCGCGCCGGCCAGCACCGGCTACGCGACGTCGCCAGTGCGATGGTCACCGACTATCACTTCACCGCGCCGACCGAGCAGTTCGTCCGCGCACACGCCGAGCGCGGCCACGCGGTGTTCCGCTACGAACTCCAATGGCCGTCGCCACGTGCCGGACTGGGGGCATGTCACGATTCGTGCCTGCCCTTGGTCTTCGGCAACCTGGACGCCGCGCCCGCCCTGGCCGGTGCTGACGAGGCGGCGCGCCACATGTCAGATGCCATGCAGGACCTGTGGCTGGAATTCATTCGCGGGGGAGAGCCCTGGGAACGCTACGACGGTAGCGGCGGGGCCACGATGCTGCTCGGCCCCGAGATCGGAATCGCCCGCGGCCACCGCACAGACCAACTCGCCATCTGGGAGAACCGGTATCCCGCCTACGGGTGA